From a region of the Campylobacter anatolicus genome:
- a CDS encoding FtsW/RodA/SpoVE family cell cycle protein, whose protein sequence is MIRLDRRILSHFDFLQFFLIIPIIVFSYILVSEANETLANKQLVYFGIGFLSFFILFLTPIRRLEWIIPLFYWINIVLLISVDIFGVSKLGAQRWLEIPFVHFTLQPSEIMKPAFLLMLGYLIKRRPPDVDGYGLKDFLRLSFYILLPFVLILKEPDLGTALILLLVGYAVLFVIGVNKKIWFTIFVSVACLAPIMYENLHDYQKKRIHDFIAEEPSYHVKQSIIAIGSGGLSGKPKDEATQTHFKFLPIATSDFIFAYNIERFGFYGALGLLSLYGALIFHLLSLNYGLKGDHFTQVITTGIAVLIFIYVGVNVSMTIGYAPVVGVPLPFFSYGGSSFVTFIVLFGILQNLLTFRFDPMYRSVKIKL, encoded by the coding sequence TTGATTAGATTAGATCGCCGTATTTTATCACATTTTGACTTTTTACAGTTTTTTTTGATTATTCCGATTATTGTATTTTCATATATTTTGGTATCTGAAGCTAATGAAACATTAGCAAATAAACAGCTTGTTTATTTTGGTATAGGGTTTTTATCGTTTTTTATACTTTTTTTGACACCGATTCGTAGACTTGAGTGGATTATACCATTATTTTATTGGATAAATATCGTGCTTTTAATAAGCGTTGATATATTTGGCGTTAGTAAACTTGGTGCTCAAAGGTGGCTAGAAATTCCATTTGTTCATTTTACACTTCAGCCGTCTGAGATAATGAAGCCAGCCTTTTTGCTAATGCTTGGTTATCTGATAAAACGTCGTCCTCCTGATGTCGATGGATATGGATTAAAGGATTTTTTACGCCTTAGCTTTTATATACTTTTACCATTTGTTTTGATACTAAAAGAGCCTGATCTAGGCACTGCACTCATACTTTTGCTAGTTGGATATGCGGTGCTTTTTGTCATCGGTGTTAATAAAAAAATTTGGTTTACGATATTTGTTAGTGTGGCGTGTTTGGCTCCTATAATGTATGAAAATTTGCACGATTATCAAAAAAAGCGTATTCATGATTTTATCGCAGAAGAGCCTAGTTATCACGTAAAGCAGAGCATTATTGCTATCGGCAGTGGTGGTCTTAGCGGTAAGCCAAAGGATGAGGCAACACAGACGCATTTTAAATTTTTACCAATTGCGACGAGTGATTTTATATTTGCTTATAATATAGAGCGTTTCGGCTTTTATGGTGCTTTGGGATTGCTTAGCCTTTATGGTGCTTTGATATTTCATCTTTTAAGTCTTAACTATGGATTAAAGGGCGATCATTTCACGCAGGTTATCACTACTGGGATTGCGGTGCTGATATTTATCTATGTTGGCGTAAATGTCTCTATGACTATAGGGTATGCTCCTGTCGTAGGGGTTCCATTGCCATTTTTTAGCTATGGCGGTAGTAGTTTTGTTACATTTATAGTGCTTTTTGGGATACTACAAAATTTGCTAACTTTTAGGTTTGATCCTATGTATCGCTCGGTCAAGATAAAGCTTTAA